In a single window of the Flavivirga spongiicola genome:
- a CDS encoding tetratricopeptide repeat protein, producing the protein MNDDLFNFLDLKEFLNDSFFLNPLKENYSDYLFQLLDRAVDKWENDETELAIQLCDEFTAQTKDIYIGEFLKLAIQLKEIDVEEKLSTFESINPDIFKTKLEKVLFHFFKACLYFVNHDIDEARKECDLVIGLEGSLYYAYYIKAQCYALRELHSLAIPAYLISLKGDYRIDEIKVNLAYSYLRNQDNWKALRLHKKVVDKFPENYKVQYNTGLCYKRFKRYKKAIKYFDRALKIHQSTPSFYLTRGRVLMKIKEHKEAQNDLLIASNNNIAIAKELLKINELVLSGDINSRKAEMKVKELLRRTTR; encoded by the coding sequence ATGAACGATGATTTATTTAATTTTTTAGACCTAAAAGAGTTTTTAAACGACTCTTTTTTTCTTAACCCTCTGAAGGAGAATTATTCCGATTATTTATTTCAATTGCTTGATCGGGCTGTTGATAAGTGGGAAAATGATGAAACTGAATTAGCCATACAGTTATGTGATGAATTCACTGCTCAGACTAAGGATATTTATATTGGTGAGTTTCTAAAGTTAGCTATTCAGCTCAAGGAAATTGATGTTGAAGAAAAGCTATCAACATTTGAAAGTATTAATCCAGATATTTTTAAAACTAAATTAGAGAAAGTCCTTTTTCATTTTTTTAAGGCATGCTTGTATTTTGTAAATCATGATATTGACGAAGCCAGAAAAGAATGCGACCTAGTGATAGGCTTAGAGGGTTCATTATATTATGCCTATTATATTAAAGCTCAATGTTATGCCCTTAGAGAATTACATAGCCTTGCGATCCCTGCTTATCTAATTAGCTTAAAAGGAGATTATAGAATAGATGAAATTAAGGTGAATTTAGCCTATAGTTATTTGAGAAATCAGGATAATTGGAAAGCATTAAGACTACATAAAAAGGTAGTAGATAAGTTTCCAGAAAATTATAAGGTTCAATATAATACTGGATTATGCTATAAAAGATTTAAGAGATATAAGAAAGCGATTAAATATTTTGATAGAGCTTTAAAAATTCACCAATCGACCCCAAGTTTCTATTTGACAAGAGGAAGAGTTTTGATGAAAATTAAAGAGCATAAAGAAGCTCAGAATGATTTATTAATAGCTTCAAACAACAATATAGCAATAGCTAAAGAGCTGTTGAAGATTAATGAATTAGTGCTTTCAGGAGATATAAATTCTAGAAAAGCAGAAATGAAAGTAAAAGAATTATTAAGAAGAACTACTCGTTAA
- a CDS encoding SMI1/KNR4 family protein has protein sequence MNNLQIIEKLQSSTFTDEDGEQYTLDFQPALSDKEIENLKKQFPNSSIDKELLDILKYTKGWDGFGLERVYFDSIGEFGFWELSPYSITLGHDGFGNFWLLDIDKNGNLGKVFFACHDPAVFIVHSQNLNEYLMHLVEFYEKPESCHLNEVHDNTVMTVWDNNNLCVSKTDFLTKNTSFKGFLDEFEGDEWTVADLRNDKNGDGFAWGKFGSNQFTKRHGKELIWVIKNKKKGFFKRLFG, from the coding sequence ATGAATAATCTTCAAATAATAGAAAAACTTCAATCTTCAACTTTTACTGACGAAGATGGAGAGCAATATACGCTAGACTTCCAGCCTGCTTTATCAGATAAGGAAATTGAAAATTTAAAGAAACAGTTTCCTAATAGCTCAATAGATAAAGAATTGTTAGATATATTGAAATACACCAAGGGATGGGATGGATTTGGATTAGAAAGGGTTTATTTTGATTCCATTGGAGAGTTTGGGTTTTGGGAGCTCTCTCCTTATTCAATAACACTCGGCCATGATGGGTTTGGAAATTTTTGGCTTTTAGATATTGATAAAAACGGAAATTTAGGAAAGGTGTTTTTTGCTTGTCATGATCCAGCTGTATTTATAGTTCATTCACAAAATTTAAATGAATACTTAATGCATTTGGTGGAGTTTTATGAAAAACCAGAATCATGCCATTTAAACGAAGTTCACGATAATACAGTAATGACAGTATGGGATAATAATAATCTCTGTGTTAGCAAAACAGATTTTTTAACCAAAAACACTTCTTTTAAGGGGTTTTTGGATGAATTTGAAGGAGATGAATGGACAGTTGCTGATTTAAGAAATGACAAAAACGGAGATGGTTTTGCTTGGGGAAAATTTGGATCGAATCAATTTACAAAGCGCCATGGTAAAGAACTCATATGGGTTATTAAGAACAAGAAGAAAGGATTCTTTAAAAGATTGTTTGGATAG
- a CDS encoding DUF6891 domain-containing protein, with the protein MKQEIKDEALEQLKKDILFGFENGDELFESIRELFYDEDDFDEEWLKVEIESRLQKHVDDSKNWQHPTDFERLVKVFDQLNREKIVSLHMAGHTRQDAEGDCMEIIDELGAIGIEAKGYCYYHSQDLERAIEKERMLFIGYDSTNQNNDIAKEVVERIVDLLQTNGFNVKWNGSLDTRIEITSINWKKTPDNIDYNYGRVFEIIEKYNNPKTELKPMRNKPFWKFW; encoded by the coding sequence ATGAAACAAGAAATAAAAGATGAAGCTTTAGAGCAGTTAAAAAAAGATATTCTTTTTGGTTTTGAAAATGGAGACGAACTTTTCGAAAGTATTCGGGAATTGTTTTATGACGAAGATGATTTTGATGAAGAGTGGTTGAAAGTTGAAATAGAAAGTAGGTTGCAAAAACATGTGGATGACAGTAAAAACTGGCAACATCCTACAGATTTTGAAAGATTAGTAAAGGTATTCGATCAGCTTAATAGAGAAAAAATAGTTAGCCTTCATATGGCAGGTCATACAAGACAAGATGCTGAAGGTGATTGTATGGAAATCATTGATGAACTAGGCGCAATCGGCATAGAGGCTAAAGGTTATTGTTATTATCACTCGCAAGACTTAGAGAGAGCTATTGAAAAAGAACGTATGTTATTTATAGGCTATGATAGTACTAATCAAAATAATGATATAGCTAAAGAGGTCGTAGAAAGAATAGTTGATTTATTACAAACAAATGGATTTAATGTTAAATGGAATGGTTCATTGGATACTCGAATTGAAATAACAAGTATAAATTGGAAAAAAACGCCAGATAATATTGATTATAATTACGGTAGAGTTTTTGAAATCATAGAAAAATATAATAACCCCAAAACGGAATTGAAACCAATGAGGAATAAACCTTTTTGGAAATTTTGGTAA